In Variovorax paradoxus, a single genomic region encodes these proteins:
- a CDS encoding aspartate carbamoyltransferase catalytic subunit, which translates to MLYKRNPQLNKHGELIHLLSIEGLPKDIVTHILDTAANFTSVSDREVKKVPLLRGKSVFNLFFENSTRTRTTFEIAAKRLSADVINLDIARSSATKGESLLDTIANLSAMAADLFVVRHSESGAPYLIAQHVAPHVHVVNAGDGRHAHPTQGLLDMYTIRHYKKDFSNLTVAIVGDVLHSRVARSDIHALTTLGCAEVRVVGPKTLVPADMAGMGVRVFHTLEEGIKDCDVVIMLRLQNERMSGALLPSSQEFFKTFGLTPEKLQLAKPDAIVMHPGPINRGVEIDSAVVDGKQSVILPQVTFGIAVRMAVMSIVAGNEA; encoded by the coding sequence ATGCTCTACAAGCGAAACCCCCAGCTCAACAAGCACGGCGAGCTGATCCACCTGCTGTCGATCGAGGGCCTGCCCAAGGACATCGTCACGCACATCCTCGACACGGCCGCCAACTTCACGAGCGTGAGCGACCGCGAGGTGAAGAAGGTGCCGCTCTTGCGCGGCAAGAGCGTGTTCAACCTGTTCTTCGAGAACAGCACGCGCACCCGCACCACCTTCGAGATCGCGGCCAAGCGCCTGTCGGCCGACGTCATCAACCTCGACATCGCGCGCTCCTCGGCCACCAAGGGCGAGTCGCTGCTTGACACCATCGCCAACCTGAGCGCGATGGCGGCCGACCTGTTCGTGGTGCGCCACAGCGAGTCGGGCGCGCCGTACCTGATCGCGCAGCACGTCGCGCCGCATGTGCACGTGGTGAACGCCGGCGACGGCCGCCATGCGCATCCGACGCAGGGGCTGCTCGACATGTACACGATCCGCCACTACAAGAAAGACTTCTCGAACCTCACGGTCGCGATCGTCGGCGACGTGCTGCATTCGCGCGTGGCGCGCTCCGACATCCATGCGCTCACCACGCTGGGCTGCGCCGAGGTGCGCGTGGTCGGCCCCAAGACGCTGGTGCCCGCCGACATGGCCGGCATGGGCGTGCGCGTGTTCCACACGCTCGAAGAAGGCATCAAGGACTGCGACGTCGTCATCATGCTGCGCCTGCAGAACGAACGCATGAGCGGCGCGCTGCTGCCGTCGTCGCAGGAGTTCTTCAAGACCTTCGGCCTCACGCCGGAGAAGCTGCAACTGGCCAAGCCCGACGCCATCGTGATGCACCCGGGTCCGATCAACCGCGGCGTGGAGATCGACTCCGCGGTGGTCGACGGCAAGCAAAGCGTGATCCTTCCGCAGGTCACCTTCGGCATCGCCGTGCGGATGGCCGTCATGAGCATCGTCGCAGGTAACGAAGCATGA
- the pyrR gene encoding bifunctional pyr operon transcriptional regulator/uracil phosphoribosyltransferase PyrR, with protein MSSIPDAEALYTKLLAGVKTLMRPETKLVGITSGGAWLVERLQKDLGLPGAPGVISSAMHRDDFARRGLSASAQTALPFDVNGTDVLLLDDVLYTGRTIRAVLNELFDFGRPACVRLAVLVDRGGRELPVAADFAATTLTLPATQLLALARADSGAFSLKVEESK; from the coding sequence GTGAGTTCAATTCCCGATGCCGAAGCGCTCTACACGAAGCTGCTGGCCGGCGTAAAGACGCTGATGCGCCCCGAAACGAAGCTGGTCGGCATCACCTCCGGTGGCGCCTGGCTGGTCGAGCGGCTGCAGAAAGACCTGGGCCTGCCCGGCGCGCCGGGCGTCATTTCGTCGGCCATGCATCGCGACGATTTCGCGCGGCGCGGCCTGTCGGCCAGCGCGCAGACCGCGCTGCCCTTCGACGTGAACGGCACCGACGTGCTGCTGCTCGACGACGTGCTCTACACCGGCCGCACCATCCGCGCGGTGCTCAACGAGCTGTTCGACTTCGGACGCCCGGCCTGCGTGCGCCTCGCGGTGCTGGTGGACCGTGGCGGGCGCGAGCTGCCGGTGGCCGCGGACTTCGCCGCCACCACGCTCACCCTGCCTGCGACCCAGCTGCTGGCACTGGCGCGAGCCGACAGCGGCGCATTCAGCCTCAAGGTGGAGGAAAGCAAGTAA
- the ruvX gene encoding Holliday junction resolvase RuvX, with protein sequence MPDAPAPAASASSSVPAAVPAHFQTFLAFDYGLKRTGVASGNRLLGTATPQATIKAEGADARFAQVEARIKEWQPDALVVGVPYHPDGAPHENTRRAQKFARQMRGRFNLQVFEVDERYSTTEALSSGARDADAASACIILEQFLRSLT encoded by the coding sequence ATGCCAGACGCTCCTGCTCCCGCCGCTTCCGCTTCTTCTTCCGTTCCTGCCGCCGTTCCCGCCCATTTCCAGACCTTCCTGGCCTTCGACTACGGCCTGAAGCGCACCGGCGTGGCCAGCGGCAACCGGCTGCTGGGCACCGCCACCCCGCAAGCGACCATCAAGGCCGAAGGCGCCGACGCCCGCTTTGCGCAGGTCGAGGCGCGCATCAAGGAATGGCAGCCCGACGCGCTGGTGGTCGGCGTGCCCTATCACCCCGACGGCGCTCCGCACGAGAACACCCGCCGCGCGCAGAAGTTCGCGCGCCAGATGCGCGGCCGTTTCAATCTCCAGGTGTTCGAGGTCGACGAGCGCTACAGCACCACCGAGGCCCTGTCGTCAGGCGCCCGCGATGCCGACGCTGCTTCCGCCTGCATCATCCTGGAGCAATTCCTCAGGAGTCTCACGTGA
- a CDS encoding YqgE/AlgH family protein, with the protein MAADSAPMNLTHHFLIAMPGMEDKTFNRSVVYLCEHSERGALGLVINKPSDINLKVLFEKIELHLARPELGEAPVFQGGPVQTERGFVLHEPVFTQAEKPEESVYASTMTIPGGLEMTTSKDVLEALATGAGPRKVLVSLGYSAWGEGQLESELAENSWLTVGADPAVIFDTPVDQRYDKALLLLGLEAWKLSPHAGHA; encoded by the coding sequence ATGGCTGCCGATTCTGCCCCGATGAACCTCACGCATCACTTTTTGATAGCGATGCCCGGGATGGAAGACAAAACTTTCAACCGCAGCGTCGTGTACCTCTGCGAACACAGCGAGCGCGGCGCGCTCGGGCTGGTGATCAACAAACCCAGCGACATCAACCTCAAGGTGCTGTTCGAGAAGATCGAGCTTCACCTGGCCCGCCCCGAGCTGGGCGAGGCCCCCGTCTTCCAGGGCGGCCCGGTGCAGACCGAGCGCGGCTTCGTGCTGCACGAGCCGGTCTTCACCCAGGCCGAGAAGCCCGAGGAATCGGTCTATGCCTCGACCATGACCATCCCCGGCGGGCTCGAGATGACCACCTCCAAGGACGTGCTGGAGGCCCTGGCCACCGGCGCCGGCCCGCGCAAGGTGCTGGTCTCGCTGGGCTATTCGGCCTGGGGCGAGGGCCAGCTCGAGTCGGAGCTGGCCGAGAACAGCTGGCTCACCGTCGGCGCCGACCCGGCCGTGATCTTCGACACCCCGGTCGACCAGCGCTACGACAAGGCGCTGCTGCTGCTGGGCCTGGAGGCCTGGAAGCTCTCGCCGCACGCGGGTCACGCCTGA
- a CDS encoding cryptochrome/photolyase family protein: MPPILLAVDKTYPKGLMWFRRDLRVDDNAALYRALRACRQVVCVFVFDKAILDPLPTVDRRVEFIRESLLELEAELRALGGALIVRHGLAAQEIPALAHDLDVQAVFANRDDEPDALERDAKVFGALANAGVTFHTYKDSTVFDRDEVMTKTGQPYTVFTPYKRAWLAKVDSFFLKSYPVRSHADALVPPPEAYREPMPSLGELGFEKSNLSTLEIPTGTRGAGTLFEDFFERIDRYDEARNFPAVRGPSYMGVHLRFGTVSIRQMASLAHQLSLQGNAGAATWLSELIWRDFYFQILAHFPYVHTGGESKSFRPEYDKIQWHHGKHADQLFEAWCQGRTGYPLVDAAMLQINQSGYMHNRLRMVVASFLCKDLGLDWRRGEAYFALHLNDFELASNNGGWQWASSSGCDAQPYFRIFNPVTQSERFDPEGKFIRRYLPQLAGLSNAAIHAPWQASPVELEAAGIKLGETYPKPVVDHAEAREKTLQRYGVARAKALQK; this comes from the coding sequence ATGCCTCCGATTTTACTGGCCGTCGACAAGACCTATCCCAAAGGGCTCATGTGGTTCCGCCGCGACCTGCGCGTGGACGACAACGCCGCCCTCTATCGCGCACTGCGGGCCTGCCGCCAGGTGGTCTGCGTATTCGTGTTCGACAAGGCGATCCTGGACCCGCTGCCCACGGTCGACCGGCGGGTGGAGTTCATCCGCGAATCCCTGCTGGAGCTCGAAGCCGAGCTGCGCGCGCTGGGCGGCGCGCTGATCGTGCGGCACGGCCTGGCGGCACAGGAGATCCCCGCGCTGGCCCATGACCTCGATGTGCAGGCCGTGTTCGCCAACCGCGACGACGAGCCCGACGCGCTGGAGCGCGACGCCAAGGTGTTCGGCGCGCTGGCCAATGCGGGCGTGACCTTCCACACCTACAAGGACTCCACCGTCTTCGACCGCGACGAGGTCATGACCAAGACCGGCCAGCCCTACACGGTGTTCACGCCCTACAAGCGGGCCTGGCTGGCCAAGGTCGACTCGTTCTTCCTCAAGTCGTACCCGGTGCGCAGCCATGCCGACGCGCTGGTGCCGCCGCCCGAGGCCTACCGCGAGCCGATGCCCTCGCTGGGCGAACTCGGCTTCGAGAAGAGCAACCTGTCGACGCTGGAAATACCGACCGGCACCCGCGGCGCCGGCACGCTGTTCGAAGACTTCTTCGAGCGCATCGACCGCTACGACGAAGCGCGCAACTTCCCGGCCGTGCGCGGCCCCAGCTACATGGGCGTGCACCTGCGCTTCGGCACGGTGTCGATCCGGCAGATGGCCAGCCTGGCGCACCAGCTTTCGCTGCAGGGCAACGCCGGGGCGGCGACCTGGCTCAGCGAACTGATCTGGCGCGACTTCTATTTCCAGATCCTGGCGCACTTCCCGTACGTGCACACGGGCGGCGAGTCGAAGAGCTTCCGGCCCGAGTACGACAAGATCCAGTGGCACCACGGCAAGCACGCCGACCAGCTGTTCGAGGCCTGGTGCCAGGGCCGCACCGGCTACCCGCTGGTGGACGCGGCCATGCTGCAGATCAACCAGAGCGGCTACATGCACAACCGCCTGCGCATGGTGGTGGCGAGCTTCCTGTGCAAGGACCTGGGGCTGGACTGGCGGCGCGGCGAGGCCTACTTCGCGCTGCACCTGAACGACTTCGAGCTGGCGTCCAACAACGGCGGCTGGCAGTGGGCCAGCTCGAGCGGCTGCGACGCCCAGCCTTATTTCCGCATCTTCAACCCGGTGACGCAGAGCGAACGCTTCGACCCCGAGGGCAAGTTCATCCGCCGCTACCTGCCGCAGCTGGCGGGGCTGTCGAACGCGGCCATTCACGCGCCCTGGCAGGCATCGCCGGTGGAGCTGGAGGCGGCCGGCATCAAGCTGGGCGAAACGTACCCCAAGCCGGTGGTCGACCACGCCGAGGCGCGCGAAAAGACGCTGCAGCGTTACGGGGTGGCGCGGGCCAAAGCGCTGCAGAAATGA
- a CDS encoding Hpt domain-containing protein, whose protein sequence is MSIQTPATAPLAGNVPATEDLGPLAWVLGEIQKSLDGVGKSLRRFVRDVGTAAEPDSGSLQTARQQLHQAVGALQMVGHASPALVLGAIEFAVQGFIADPQRCTEAAVHKIERAGFAVTDFLNALLAGKPVSSVALFPQYRDVLELVGNERVHPADLWGTAWRWVEIKPALTQAAVAYDPAVRSRLDREVLQLVKTGDTQAARRLHGLCLGLGRGALLPRVASFWTLAAGFFEALSLGLIPADAYVKRAASRVLLQYATLARGDSLVSDRLGQDLLFFCAQAVPTARDEAPTLRTVRNAWGIANEPHVDYTVEQFGRFDPLVLSQARKRIETAKEMWSALSGGDVSRTRQVADTFANLGESLQKLHPPSLPMVQALTHAVEASLRSGQPPDTELAMEVATSVLYLEAALEDLDPSDPQLTARTLQLAGRIERVQGGGHSEPLEPWMEDLYRRVSDRQTMGTVVDELRSHLSELEKSLDQYFRRPAEKGLLRTVPTQLMQMRGVFSVLGLDQAAHTVQRMRDDVEAMLVSTSPAEEMAGFDALGNNLGALGFLIDMLGYQPALAKRLFVFDAEAGELKPLMGRQATDSSAADGAAAGQAPAAEAVLSIEEVDAQIASKLAALATPNRKAKVSPIEEFSNKADSWTNKIAGPSALPDTEVTELEEDDLQNIFLDEAREVVQNGLEAIAELASYPDDTEELTILRRAFHTLKGSSRMVGLTEFGDAAWSLEQVLNTWLADQRAATPELLSGTERTLREFSEWVEAIAAGQPHSWQAASFSRVANALLAGEPVPPPVRVADAEALAVAARHIAAETPVAAPAVAPLPMPALPDLPDLSLTPEPVSHVEPVAHVAPEPVPEPALEPLDWHAPAQSPEVDDDFASTDFIDFESKQNTEPAPLLSLPSGDEFDFLAPAKTQARAEPEPVVPPAAEPEVPAEPVASVETESPAATSLPDFVWEPEPEPEPVPVPAQAQEPEVIEAARPPHEEEPKPELQLAAEPEQAPEAAAEPEPEPAPAAIEAAPEPEPEPAPVIAEVLAPIVEAPAAPVEAQILVADEVPEPVEAHAPAQPPHQAVEEIAVSSSAEDQVKVIGPLRIGIALYNVYLNEADEWSRQLATDVGEWALESHERLPDSTVALAHSLAGSSATVGFHSLSGMARLFESALQHLQMQGSGSREQGMVLVAAADELRRLLHQFAVGFLRDPAEGTLQALRDIANSPMPTEIAMRAEARPLQQVVSSDSIADVALDDSEDAIDLADAVDVDLFPIFEEEAAELLPQLGESLRQWAHHPDDSAPRAAVLRTLHTLKGSARLAGAMRLGERAHRMESEIELLGSQGAERADIEKLLGRLDALQATFDALRAADDATQVELAQLVASASASAPAAQLVQVAPEAGVPANDESAAPVAGDEDGETADDIAAAAPATASALQPRPAPALLAPLRAVSSQAVRIRTQLLDRLVAQTGEVIITRSRLEAELGQLRGSLADLTGNLDRLRQQLRDIEVQAESQMQSRLAQAKDSQQSFDPLEFDRFTRVQELTRMMAESVNDVATVQRTLQKTVQATEDDLSVQARQTRELQRGLLRTRMVEFEGISDRLYRVVRQASKDTGKQVRLDIVGGSIEMDRGVLDRMTPAFEHLLRNCVAHGIEDAAAREKAGKDASGLIVIDLHHEGNDVSVSFRDDGAGLDRKRIAERARVLGLIGADQELSAEEATELIFKPGFSTAGQVSELAGRGIGMDVVRAQIAALGGRIETHSTPGQGTTFKLVLPLTTAVTHVVMLRAGEVSIGVPSNLVELVQRVSGTDLDAAYLHNSHPFGSEQVPFYWAGALLQASTRSEHAAAKNNTLVVVRSAAQRVALHVDEVLGNQEVVVKNLGPQLARLPGLAGISVLASGAVALIYNPVALAAVHGEQARERQAAALAAAPARAAAAEAEQGVPQEPVVLAPVTPQIPLVLVVDDSITVRRVTQRLLQREGYRVSLAADGLQALERLQQERPAVVLSDIEMPRMDGFDLARNIRADSALAELPIIMITSRIAEKHRDYARTLGVNHYLGKPYSEEELLRLVRAYTSEPALVAAAA, encoded by the coding sequence GTGTCGATTCAAACCCCTGCCACGGCCCCCCTCGCCGGCAACGTGCCGGCCACCGAAGACCTCGGGCCGCTGGCCTGGGTGCTGGGAGAAATCCAGAAATCCCTCGACGGTGTCGGCAAGTCGTTGCGGCGCTTCGTGCGCGACGTGGGCACGGCCGCGGAGCCCGACAGCGGGTCGCTGCAGACGGCCCGCCAGCAACTGCACCAGGCCGTCGGCGCGCTGCAGATGGTGGGGCATGCGTCGCCCGCGCTGGTGCTCGGCGCCATCGAGTTCGCGGTGCAGGGCTTCATTGCCGATCCGCAGCGCTGCACCGAAGCGGCGGTTCACAAGATCGAGCGCGCCGGCTTCGCCGTCACCGATTTCCTCAACGCCCTGCTGGCCGGCAAGCCCGTGTCGTCGGTGGCGCTGTTTCCGCAGTACCGCGACGTGCTGGAGCTGGTCGGCAACGAGCGCGTGCATCCGGCCGACCTGTGGGGCACCGCATGGCGCTGGGTCGAGATCAAGCCCGCGCTCACGCAGGCCGCCGTCGCCTACGACCCGGCCGTGCGCTCGCGGCTCGACCGCGAGGTGCTGCAACTGGTCAAGACCGGCGACACGCAGGCCGCGCGCCGCCTGCACGGGCTGTGTTTGGGGCTCGGACGTGGCGCGCTGCTGCCCCGCGTCGCCAGCTTCTGGACGCTGGCCGCCGGCTTCTTCGAAGCGCTCTCGCTGGGCCTGATTCCGGCTGATGCGTACGTCAAGCGCGCCGCCTCGCGCGTGCTGCTGCAATACGCCACGCTGGCGCGCGGCGACAGCCTGGTGTCCGACCGCCTCGGGCAAGACCTGCTGTTCTTCTGCGCCCAGGCCGTGCCCACCGCGCGCGACGAAGCGCCCACGCTGCGCACCGTGCGCAACGCCTGGGGCATCGCCAACGAACCGCATGTCGACTACACCGTCGAGCAGTTCGGCCGCTTCGATCCGCTGGTGCTCTCGCAGGCCCGCAAGCGCATCGAGACCGCCAAGGAAATGTGGTCGGCGCTCTCGGGCGGCGACGTCTCGCGCACGCGCCAGGTGGCCGACACCTTCGCGAACCTCGGCGAGTCGCTGCAGAAGCTGCATCCGCCGAGCCTGCCGATGGTGCAGGCGCTGACCCACGCGGTCGAGGCCTCGTTGCGCTCCGGCCAGCCGCCCGACACCGAACTGGCGATGGAAGTCGCCACCTCGGTGCTCTACCTGGAAGCCGCGCTCGAAGACCTCGACCCGAGCGACCCCCAGCTCACTGCCCGCACGCTGCAACTGGCCGGCCGCATCGAACGCGTGCAGGGCGGTGGCCATTCCGAGCCGCTCGAGCCGTGGATGGAAGACCTCTACCGCCGCGTGAGCGATCGCCAGACCATGGGCACCGTGGTCGACGAGCTGCGCAGCCACCTGAGCGAGCTCGAGAAGTCGCTCGACCAGTACTTCCGCCGGCCGGCCGAAAAAGGCCTGCTGCGCACCGTGCCGACGCAGCTCATGCAGATGCGCGGCGTGTTCTCGGTGCTCGGCCTCGACCAGGCCGCGCACACCGTGCAGCGCATGCGCGACGACGTCGAGGCGATGCTCGTCAGCACTTCGCCGGCAGAGGAAATGGCCGGCTTCGACGCGCTGGGCAACAACCTTGGCGCGCTCGGCTTCCTGATCGACATGCTGGGCTACCAGCCCGCGCTGGCCAAGCGACTGTTCGTGTTCGACGCCGAGGCGGGCGAGCTCAAGCCGCTGATGGGCCGTCAGGCCACCGACAGCTCGGCCGCCGACGGCGCCGCCGCGGGCCAGGCCCCGGCTGCGGAAGCCGTGCTGAGCATCGAAGAAGTCGACGCACAGATTGCCTCGAAGCTGGCCGCGCTGGCCACGCCCAACCGCAAGGCCAAGGTTTCGCCGATCGAGGAATTCAGCAACAAGGCCGACAGCTGGACGAACAAGATCGCCGGCCCGTCCGCGTTGCCCGACACCGAAGTCACCGAGCTCGAAGAAGACGACCTGCAGAACATCTTCCTCGACGAGGCACGCGAGGTGGTGCAGAACGGCCTGGAGGCCATTGCCGAACTCGCCAGCTACCCGGACGACACCGAAGAACTCACCATCCTGCGCCGCGCGTTCCACACGCTCAAGGGCAGCTCGCGCATGGTCGGCCTCACCGAATTCGGCGACGCCGCCTGGTCGCTGGAGCAGGTGCTCAACACCTGGCTGGCCGACCAGCGCGCGGCCACGCCCGAGCTGCTGTCCGGCACCGAAAGAACCCTGCGCGAATTCAGCGAATGGGTCGAGGCCATTGCCGCCGGCCAGCCACACTCGTGGCAGGCCGCGTCGTTCAGCCGCGTGGCCAACGCGCTGCTGGCGGGCGAACCCGTGCCGCCGCCAGTGCGCGTGGCCGATGCCGAGGCCCTGGCGGTCGCCGCGCGCCACATCGCCGCGGAGACGCCCGTGGCCGCCCCGGCCGTGGCGCCGCTGCCGATGCCTGCGCTTCCGGATCTGCCCGACCTGTCGCTCACGCCGGAGCCCGTGTCGCATGTGGAGCCCGTCGCGCATGTGGCGCCCGAGCCCGTGCCGGAGCCCGCCCTCGAGCCGCTCGACTGGCATGCACCCGCGCAGTCTCCGGAGGTCGACGACGACTTCGCATCGACCGACTTCATCGACTTCGAATCGAAGCAGAACACCGAGCCAGCACCGCTGCTGAGCCTGCCCAGCGGCGACGAGTTCGACTTCCTCGCGCCCGCGAAGACGCAGGCACGCGCCGAGCCCGAGCCGGTTGTGCCGCCGGCCGCCGAGCCCGAAGTGCCGGCCGAGCCCGTGGCCAGCGTCGAGACCGAATCGCCCGCGGCGACCAGCCTGCCCGACTTCGTCTGGGAGCCTGAACCCGAGCCCGAGCCCGTGCCTGTGCCTGCCCAGGCCCAAGAGCCCGAAGTCATCGAGGCCGCGCGGCCGCCGCACGAAGAAGAGCCAAAGCCGGAACTGCAACTGGCAGCCGAGCCCGAACAGGCGCCCGAGGCCGCCGCCGAACCGGAGCCGGAGCCCGCTCCCGCCGCCATCGAAGCCGCGCCCGAGCCTGAGCCCGAACCCGCGCCGGTCATCGCCGAAGTGCTCGCGCCCATCGTCGAGGCGCCCGCCGCGCCCGTCGAAGCGCAGATCCTCGTCGCCGACGAAGTGCCGGAGCCCGTCGAGGCCCACGCGCCCGCGCAGCCGCCGCACCAGGCGGTCGAGGAAATCGCGGTGTCCTCCAGCGCCGAAGACCAGGTCAAGGTGATCGGTCCGCTGCGCATCGGCATCGCGCTCTACAACGTCTACCTCAACGAAGCCGACGAATGGTCGCGCCAACTGGCGACCGATGTCGGCGAATGGGCGCTCGAATCGCACGAGCGCCTGCCCGACTCGACCGTCGCGCTGGCCCATTCGCTGGCCGGCAGCTCGGCCACGGTCGGCTTCCACAGCCTGTCGGGCATGGCCCGCCTGTTCGAATCCGCGCTGCAGCACCTGCAGATGCAGGGCAGCGGCTCGCGCGAGCAGGGCATGGTGCTGGTGGCCGCGGCCGACGAGCTGCGCCGCCTGCTGCACCAGTTCGCGGTCGGCTTCCTGCGCGACCCGGCCGAAGGCACGCTGCAGGCGCTGCGCGACATCGCCAATTCGCCGATGCCCACCGAAATCGCCATGCGCGCCGAAGCCCGGCCGCTGCAGCAGGTGGTGTCCAGCGACAGCATTGCCGACGTGGCGCTCGACGACTCCGAAGACGCCATCGACCTGGCCGACGCGGTCGACGTCGACCTGTTCCCCATCTTCGAGGAAGAGGCCGCGGAACTGCTGCCCCAGCTGGGCGAATCGCTGCGCCAGTGGGCGCACCACCCTGACGACAGCGCGCCGCGCGCCGCGGTGCTGCGCACGCTGCACACGCTCAAGGGCAGCGCGCGCCTTGCCGGCGCCATGCGCCTGGGCGAGCGCGCGCACCGCATGGAGTCCGAGATCGAACTCCTGGGCTCGCAAGGCGCCGAGCGTGCCGACATCGAAAAGCTGCTCGGCCGCCTCGACGCGCTGCAGGCCACCTTCGACGCGCTGCGCGCGGCCGACGACGCCACGCAGGTCGAGCTGGCCCAGCTCGTGGCGAGCGCCAGCGCTTCCGCGCCGGCCGCCCAGCTGGTGCAGGTCGCGCCCGAAGCCGGCGTGCCGGCCAACGATGAAAGCGCCGCGCCCGTTGCTGGCGACGAAGACGGCGAGACCGCCGACGACATCGCTGCGGCCGCTCCCGCCACGGCATCCGCGCTGCAACCGCGCCCTGCGCCCGCGCTGCTCGCACCGCTGCGGGCCGTGTCGAGCCAGGCCGTGCGCATCCGCACCCAGCTGCTCGACCGCCTGGTCGCGCAGACCGGCGAGGTCATCATCACGCGTTCGCGCCTGGAGGCTGAACTGGGCCAGCTGCGCGGCTCGCTCGCCGACCTGACGGGCAACCTGGACCGCCTGCGCCAGCAGCTGCGCGACATCGAAGTGCAGGCCGAAAGCCAGATGCAGTCGCGCCTGGCGCAAGCCAAGGACTCGCAGCAGAGCTTCGACCCGCTGGAGTTCGACCGCTTCACCCGCGTGCAGGAACTCACCCGCATGATGGCCGAGTCGGTGAACGACGTGGCCACCGTGCAGCGCACGCTGCAGAAGACGGTGCAGGCGACGGAAGACGACCTCAGCGTGCAGGCGCGCCAGACGCGCGAACTGCAGCGCGGCCTGCTGCGCACGCGCATGGTGGAGTTCGAAGGCATTTCCGATCGCCTCTACCGCGTGGTGCGCCAGGCCTCCAAGGACACCGGCAAGCAGGTGCGCCTGGACATCGTCGGCGGCTCCATCGAAATGGACCGCGGCGTGCTGGACCGCATGACGCCCGCCTTCGAGCACCTGCTGCGCAACTGCGTGGCCCACGGCATCGAGGACGCGGCGGCGCGCGAGAAGGCCGGCAAGGACGCCAGCGGTCTGATCGTCATCGACCTGCACCATGAAGGCAACGACGTCTCGGTGAGCTTCCGCGACGACGGCGCCGGCCTCGACCGCAAGCGCATCGCCGAGCGCGCCCGCGTGCTGGGCCTGATCGGCGCCGACCAGGAACTGTCGGCCGAGGAGGCCACCGAGCTGATCTTCAAGCCCGGCTTCTCGACGGCGGGGCAGGTTTCCGAACTGGCCGGCCGCGGCATCGGCATGGACGTGGTGCGTGCGCAGATCGCGGCGCTCGGCGGCCGCATCGAAACGCACAGCACGCCCGGCCAGGGCACCACCTTCAAGCTGGTGCTGCCGCTGACCACCGCCGTGACGCACGTGGTGATGCTGCGCGCGGGCGAGGTGTCGATCGGCGTGCCGTCGAACCTGGTGGAACTGGTGCAACGCGTGAGCGGCACCGACCTGGACGCCGCCTACCTGCACAACAGCCATCCCTTCGGCAGCGAACAGGTGCCGTTCTACTGGGCCGGCGCGCTGCTGCAGGCCTCGACCCGCAGCGAGCACGCCGCGGCCAAGAACAACACGCTCGTGGTCGTGCGAAGCGCGGCCCAGCGCGTGGCGCTGCACGTGGACGAAGTGCTGGGCAACCAGGAAGTCGTGGTGAAGAACCTCGGCCCGCAGCTCGCACGGCTGCCCGGCCTGGCCGGCATCTCGGTGCTGGCTTCGGGCGCGGTGGCGCTGATCTACAACCCGGTGGCGCTGGCGGCGGTGCACGGCGAGCAGGCGCGCGAGCGCCAGGCGGCCGCACTGGCCGCGGCACCGGCCCGCGCGGCAGCGGCCGAGGCGGAGCAGGGCGTGCCGCAGGAGCCGGTGGTGCTGGCGCCGGTGACGCCGCAGATCCCGCTGGTGCTGGTGGTGGACGACTCCATCACCGTGCGCCGCGTCACGCAGCGTCTGCTGCAGCGCGAAGGCTACCGGGTGTCGCTCGCGGCCGACGGCCTTCAGGCGCTCGAGCGGCTGCAGCAGGAGCGCCCGGCGGTGGTGCTGTCGGACATCGAGATGCCGCGCATGGACGGCTTCGACCTGGCCCGCAACATCCGCGCCGACAGCGCGCTGGCCGAGCTGCCGATCATCATGATCACCTCGCGCATCGCCGAGAAGCACCGCGACTACGCGCGCACGCTGGGCGTGAACCACTACCTGGGCAAGCCGTATTCGGAAGAAGAGCTGCTGCGCCTGGTGCGTGCGTACACGAGCGAGCCGGCGCTGGTGGCGGCCGCCGCCTGA